In a genomic window of Ipomoea triloba cultivar NCNSP0323 chromosome 3, ASM357664v1:
- the LOC116012658 gene encoding aspartyl protease family protein 1 isoform X2 yields MVSFLIFLITATGLLVSSSHARIFTFELHHRFSDPVKKLAAQRTGGVSFPVDNWPAKGSLDYYTQLAGHDRFLHGRRLAKSDGKLTFADGNSTFRISSLGFLHYATVTLGTPGMKFLVALDTGSDLFWVPCDCGNCTSTDDSTLYNSDFALSIYNLNGSSTSKKVTCSNSFCYHRNNCLGTFSHCPYSVSYLSSETSTSGILVEDILHLKTDDNEEDFVQAYVVFGCGQVQTGSFLDVAAPNGLFGLGFEKISVPSILSQEGYIADSFSMCFGHDGVGRINFGDKGSLDQEETPFNLNPLHPRYNVSVAQIRVGTNIIDSEFAALFDTGTSFTYLEDPPYTKLTESFHSQIQDPQYALDPRIPFEYCYEMSPNSSTSLVPTMSLTMKGGGHLVIYDPIIVMSMQSQLIYCLAVLKSQDYNIIGQNFMTGYRFVFDREKATLGWKKFDCYDIEKASMSLNKTSVQPAVAVGNGTAIESDGKNNFAQKSFAFPVYQMPIFGLIYSCLVFLVLLV; encoded by the exons ATGGtttcttttctcattttcttGATCACGGCCACGGGGTTGTTAGTTTCGTCGTCTCATGCTCGCATCTTCACCTTCGAACTGCACCACCGCTTCTCCGATCCCGTCAAGAAATTGGCGGCGCAGAGAACCGGCGGGGTGTCTTTCCCGGTCGACAATTGGCCGGCCAAGGGCAGTCTTGATTATTATACCCAGCTGGCGGGCCACGACCGGTTCTTACATGGCCGGAGACTGGCCAAGTCCGACGGCAAGCTCACTTTCGCAGATGGAAATTCCACTTTTCGGATCAGCTCTTTGGGATT TTTGCATTACGCAACGGTGACTCTGGGGACGCCGGGGATGAAGTTTCTGGTGGCCCTGGATACTGGGAGTGATTTGTTTTGGGTGCCCTGTGATTGTGGCAACTGTACATCTACTGATGATTCCACTCTATACAATTCT GATTTTGCGCTTAGCATATACAACCTGAATGGATCATCGACGAGCAAGAAGGTCACCTGCAGCAACAGCTTTTGTTATCATCGTAATAACTGCCTTGGTACATTTAGCCATTGCCCCTACTCGGTTTCTTATCTCTCATCCGAGACCTCAACATCTGGAATACTGGTAGAGGATATCCTGCACTTGAAAACAGATGACAATGAAGAAGACTTTGTTCAGGCATATGTTGTGTTCGG CTGTGGACAAGTTCAAACTGGTTCTTTCCTGGATGTTGCAGCTCCTAATGGGTTATTCGGGCTTGGTTTCGAGAAAATATCAGTCCCGAGTATTCTGTCCCAGGAAGGATACATAGCAGATTCTTTCTCCATGTGCTTCGGGCACGATGGAGTAGGAAGAATTAACTTTGGAGACAAAGGGAGCCTAGACCAGGAAGAAACCCCGTTCAATTTGAATCCATTGCA CCCGAGATACAATGTCAGCGTAGCACAGATTCGCGTTGGCACTAATATTATTGATTCTGAGTTTGCGGCACTTTTTGATACCGGAACTTCCTTCACATACCTAGAAGACCCGCCCTACACAAAGCTTACAGAGAGT TTCCACTCTCAAATACAGGATCCACAGTACGCTCTTGATCCAAGGATCCCCTTTGAGTATTGTTATGAAATGAG CCCTAATTCCAGTACTAGTTTGGTTCCTACTATGAGCTTAACCATGAAAGGCGGAGGTCATCTGGTCATCTATGATCCAATAATTGTCATGTCCATGCAG AGCCAACTTATATACTGCCTCGCTGTTCTGAAGAGCCAAGATTACAATATAATTGGGC AAAACTTTATGACAGGATACCGGTTTGTGTTTGATCGAGAAAAGGCTACTCTCGGGTGGAAGAAGTTCGACT GTTACGACATAGAGAAGGCGTCCATGTCCCTAAACAAAACCAGCGTGCAACCGGCTGTAGCTGTTGGAAACGGCACCGCCATAGAATCAGATGGAAAGAACAATTTTGCTCAAAAATCATTTGCATTCCCAGTTTATCAAATGCCTATTTTTGGTCTGATCTACTCCTGCCTAGTATTTCTTGTCCTCCTTGTATAG
- the LOC116012658 gene encoding aspartyl protease family protein 1 isoform X1 — MVSFLIFLITATGLLVSSSHARIFTFELHHRFSDPVKKLAAQRTGGVSFPVDNWPAKGSLDYYTQLAGHDRFLHGRRLAKSDGKLTFADGNSTFRISSLGFLHYATVTLGTPGMKFLVALDTGSDLFWVPCDCGNCTSTDDSTLYNSDFALSIYNLNGSSTSKKVTCSNSFCYHRNNCLGTFSHCPYSVSYLSSETSTSGILVEDILHLKTDDNEEDFVQAYVVFGCGQVQTGSFLDVAAPNGLFGLGFEKISVPSILSQEGYIADSFSMCFGHDGVGRINFGDKGSLDQEETPFNLNPLHSPRYNVSVAQIRVGTNIIDSEFAALFDTGTSFTYLEDPPYTKLTESFHSQIQDPQYALDPRIPFEYCYEMSPNSSTSLVPTMSLTMKGGGHLVIYDPIIVMSMQSQLIYCLAVLKSQDYNIIGQNFMTGYRFVFDREKATLGWKKFDCYDIEKASMSLNKTSVQPAVAVGNGTAIESDGKNNFAQKSFAFPVYQMPIFGLIYSCLVFLVLLV, encoded by the exons ATGGtttcttttctcattttcttGATCACGGCCACGGGGTTGTTAGTTTCGTCGTCTCATGCTCGCATCTTCACCTTCGAACTGCACCACCGCTTCTCCGATCCCGTCAAGAAATTGGCGGCGCAGAGAACCGGCGGGGTGTCTTTCCCGGTCGACAATTGGCCGGCCAAGGGCAGTCTTGATTATTATACCCAGCTGGCGGGCCACGACCGGTTCTTACATGGCCGGAGACTGGCCAAGTCCGACGGCAAGCTCACTTTCGCAGATGGAAATTCCACTTTTCGGATCAGCTCTTTGGGATT TTTGCATTACGCAACGGTGACTCTGGGGACGCCGGGGATGAAGTTTCTGGTGGCCCTGGATACTGGGAGTGATTTGTTTTGGGTGCCCTGTGATTGTGGCAACTGTACATCTACTGATGATTCCACTCTATACAATTCT GATTTTGCGCTTAGCATATACAACCTGAATGGATCATCGACGAGCAAGAAGGTCACCTGCAGCAACAGCTTTTGTTATCATCGTAATAACTGCCTTGGTACATTTAGCCATTGCCCCTACTCGGTTTCTTATCTCTCATCCGAGACCTCAACATCTGGAATACTGGTAGAGGATATCCTGCACTTGAAAACAGATGACAATGAAGAAGACTTTGTTCAGGCATATGTTGTGTTCGG CTGTGGACAAGTTCAAACTGGTTCTTTCCTGGATGTTGCAGCTCCTAATGGGTTATTCGGGCTTGGTTTCGAGAAAATATCAGTCCCGAGTATTCTGTCCCAGGAAGGATACATAGCAGATTCTTTCTCCATGTGCTTCGGGCACGATGGAGTAGGAAGAATTAACTTTGGAGACAAAGGGAGCCTAGACCAGGAAGAAACCCCGTTCAATTTGAATCCATTGCA CAGCCCGAGATACAATGTCAGCGTAGCACAGATTCGCGTTGGCACTAATATTATTGATTCTGAGTTTGCGGCACTTTTTGATACCGGAACTTCCTTCACATACCTAGAAGACCCGCCCTACACAAAGCTTACAGAGAGT TTCCACTCTCAAATACAGGATCCACAGTACGCTCTTGATCCAAGGATCCCCTTTGAGTATTGTTATGAAATGAG CCCTAATTCCAGTACTAGTTTGGTTCCTACTATGAGCTTAACCATGAAAGGCGGAGGTCATCTGGTCATCTATGATCCAATAATTGTCATGTCCATGCAG AGCCAACTTATATACTGCCTCGCTGTTCTGAAGAGCCAAGATTACAATATAATTGGGC AAAACTTTATGACAGGATACCGGTTTGTGTTTGATCGAGAAAAGGCTACTCTCGGGTGGAAGAAGTTCGACT GTTACGACATAGAGAAGGCGTCCATGTCCCTAAACAAAACCAGCGTGCAACCGGCTGTAGCTGTTGGAAACGGCACCGCCATAGAATCAGATGGAAAGAACAATTTTGCTCAAAAATCATTTGCATTCCCAGTTTATCAAATGCCTATTTTTGGTCTGATCTACTCCTGCCTAGTATTTCTTGTCCTCCTTGTATAG
- the LOC116012660 gene encoding methyltransferase-like protein 23 gives MEAKRENDDESAGTSPAQQEMTTFSCHHFGNSEDTEDGFSITIIENMKEEYGLFVWPCSVILAEYVWQQRSRFSGAAVVELGAGTSLPGLVAAKVGADVTLTDDANRPEVLAHMRRQCDLNNLKCKIMGLTWGLWDSYVFDLHPNIILGADVLYDANAFDDLFATVTFLLENSQASSFVTSYHNRSGHHLIEFLMVKWRLKCVKLLDGFSFMPAHKASGLSGDIQLVEITLDTTRHNCRTTSTS, from the exons ATGGAGGCGAAACGAGAAAACGACGACGAATCTGCCGGGACGTCGCCGGCGCAACAAGAAATGACTACTTTCTCCTGCCACCATTTCGGAAACTCTGAGGATACAGAGGATGGATTCTCCATCACCATTATTGAG AACATGAAAGAAGAGTACGGGCTGTTCGTGTGGCCGTGCAGTGTTATTCTAGCGGAGTACGTTTGGCAACAAAGATCACGCTTTTCCGGCGCCGCCGTTGTGGAG CTTGGTGCAGGAACTTCATTGCCTGGATTAGTTGCTGCAAAAGTGGGGGCAGATGTCACGCTGACAGACGATGCAAACAGACCTGAG GTCCTGGCTCATATGAGAAGACAGTGTGACTTAAATAATCTCAAGTGTAAG ATTATGGGTCTTACATGGGGCCTGTGGGATTCATATGTCTTTGATCTGCACCCGAATATTATCCTTGGAGCTGATGTGCTGTATGATGCAAATG CTTTCGATGATCTCTTTGCTACTGTGACATTTTTGCTCGAGAATTCTCAAGCATCCAGTTTTGTAACTTCATATCACAATAGAAG TGGGCATCACTTGATTGAGTTCTTGATGGTGAAGTGGCGGTTGAAGTGTGTGAAGCTTCTCGACGGGTTCTCGTTCATGCCAGCACACAAGGCATCCGGATTGAGTGGCGATATCCAATTAGTTGAGATCACTTTGGACACGACACGACACAATTGCAGAACGACGTCTACAAGTTAA
- the LOC116012661 gene encoding uncharacterized protein LOC116012661, whose translation MAFAHYLVAVSPSLKTSKPHSRTSILTPSFSSSLSNSLLKLKSRNLTFLPKLYRTGQKVKAKAQVSEATSAADAFTNFKHLLLPITDRNPYLSEGTRQAAATTAALAKKYGADITVVVIDENDKASLPQHETQLSSIRWHLSEGGFQEFKLLERLGEGNQPTAIIGEIADEMNLDLVVLSMDAIHSKHVDANLLAEFIPCPVLLLPL comes from the exons ATGGCATTTGCTCACTACTTAGTTGCAGTTTCTCCTTCACTTAAAACCTCAAAACCTCATTCTCGAACCTCAATTCTAACCCCatccttctcttcttctctGTCCAATTCCTTGCTTAAGTTAAAGTCTCGCAATCTTACATTCCTTCCCAAACTCTATCGAACTGGGCAAAAAG TAAAAGCTAAGGCCCAAGTATCAGAGGCCACTTCAGCTGCAGATGCCTTTACTAATTTCAAGCATCTACTCTTACCAATCACCGATCGGAACCCTTATCTCTCTGAGGGTACAAGACAG GCTGCAGCTACTACTGCTGCTTTGGCGAAGAAGTATGGAGCGGACATAACAGTTGTAG TTATCGATGAAAATGACAAAGCATCACTGCCGCAACACGAAACCCAACTATCAAGCATTCGCTGGCACTTATCAGAAG GTGGCTTCCAGGAGTTTAAGCTGCTGGAGCGATTAGGGGAAGGGAACCAGCCAACAGCTATCATCGGTGAAATTGCTGATGAGATGAACTTGGATTTGGTTGTGCTGAGCATGGATGCCATCCACTCCAAACACGTAGATGCAAACCTGCTCGCGGAATTTATTCCCTGCCCCGTACTGCTTTTGCCGCTATGA
- the LOC116013335 gene encoding la-related protein 1C-like isoform X1, translated as MATASSNPTSPALNAAAAAAGGVSSPKSRRWTQIVGESELVVPVVIPPQCPPSPSTSVAQEHMESVSGWATGNSPLQDTATEAQPESFENSDSGNNAVKKPAWNKPNGSTEAGPVMGAVSWPALSESTKASPKSASYDPLKTPLDGSVPPPQGTGIAPSSSPKPVHTNNTTTPNSTPNHVPARQRSNKRGAGGNSSNTALANGSVSQPQQPQSLVVEMAPNSAGKPGVEPYARDNVHRDGGQRGGFGSQSIGGNENQYTRSSPRKGNGRPRPRGDGSYHHGHGGGRDQERGNQDWNANRSFGNRDAHLQPLRVPSRPFLRVPPPSPPFIPPLMPMRPLGSPIVYPEVPPMYYVPGPHPDSLVMPMLASPPPGPPVFYQFLDPQLLSKIVNQIEYYFSNENLIKDMYLRKEMDDQGWVHVRLIASFKKVAELTDDIQLIMHAIRTSTVVEIQGEKLRPRNDWKKWILPPSVQYSISSPQSVRSPGSDVLSQHFQGVTLDEKNANEHERGNAEAHLNRSSSEKNSQVQS; from the exons ATGGCCACCGCTTCCTCTAACCCTACCTCTCCTGCACTaaacgccgccgccgccgccgccggtgGGGTCAGTAGTCCCAAGTCTCGGCGCTGGACTCAGATAGTTGGCGAATCGGAATTAGTAGTACCTGTGGTGATCCCTCCTCAATGCCCGCCTTCTCCTTCGACTAGTGTTGCTCAAGAACACATGGAAAGCGTCTCTGGTTGGGCAACTGGGAATTCGCCTCTGCAGGATACTGCTACTGAAGCTCAGCCTGAGAGCTTTGAGAATAGTGACAGTGGCAACAATGCAGTAAAGAAGCCAGCTTGGAACAAACCTAATGGTTCTACAGAGGCTGGCCCTGTGATGGGGGCAGTGTCTTGGCCTGCCCTCTCGGAATCCACAAAGGCTTCTCCAAAATCTGCTTCTTATGATCCCCTAAAAACCCCATTGGATGGTTCAGTCCCTCCACCTCAG GGCACTGGCATAGCTCCATCATCTTCACCTAAGCCTGTTCATACTAATAATACAACTACTCCAAATTCAACTCCAAATCATGTCCCTGCACGTCAGAGATCTAATAAGCGTGGTGCTGGTGGGAACTCGAGCAATACTGCATTAGCGAATGGCAGTGTGTCTCAGCCGCAGCAACCACAAAGTTTGGTGGTGGAAATGGCACCTAATAGTGCTGGAAAGCCCGGTGTGGAGCCATATGCAAGAGATAATGTGCATAGGGATGGTGGACAGAGGGGAGGATTTGGGTCCCAATCTATTGGTGGGAATGAGAACCAATACACACGAAGTTCACCCAGAAAGGGTAATGGTAGACCACGCCCTCGGGGGGATGGATCTTATCACCATGGTCATGGTGGTGGGCGTGATCAAGAACGTGGAAATCAGGATTGGAATGCTAATCGAAGTTTTGGCAACAGAGATGCTCACTTGCAGCCACTGAGGGTGCCTTCTAGACCCTTCCTACGTGTGCCTCCCCCTTCCCCTCCTTTTATTCCCCCACTCATGCCTATGCGTCCTTTGGGCTCTCCTATAGTTTATCCAG AAGTTCCTCCTATGTATTATGTACCGGGGCCACATCCAGATTCACTAGTAATGCCTATGCTTGCTTCTCCGCCACCTGGCCCACCGGTGTTCTATCAATTTCTAGATCCCCAATTGCTTTCTAAGATAGTAAATCAGATAGAGTATTATTTCAG TAACGAAAATTTAATTAAAGACATGTATTTGCGGAAAGAAATGGATGATCAAGGCTGGGTTCATGTCAGATTAATAGCCAGCTTCAAGAAA GTTGCAGAGTTGACGGATGATATACAGCTCATAATGCATGCTATACGAACTTCAACCGTGGTAGAAATACAG GGTGAAAAATTGAGGCCACGAAATGACTGGAAAAAGTGGATCTTGCCACCGTCCGTACAATATTCGATTTCAAGTCCTCAATCTGTCCGAAGTCCTGGTTCTGATGTACTTAGCCAGCATTTTCAGGGCGTCACCTTGGATGAGAAAAATGCTAATGAACATGAACGCGGTAATGCTGAAGCACATCTTAATAGATCATCATCGGAG AAGAATAGCCAAGTTCAATCTTGA
- the LOC116013335 gene encoding la-related protein 1C-like isoform X2: protein MATASSNPTSPALNAAAAAAGGVSSPKSRRWTQIVGESELVVPVVIPPQCPPSPSTSVAQEHMESVSGWATGNSPLQDTATEAQPESFENSDSGNNAVKKPAWNKPNGSTEAGPVMGAVSWPALSESTKASPKSASYDPLKTPLDGSVPPPQGTGIAPSSSPKPVHTNNTTTPNSTPNHVPARQRSNKRGAGGNSSNTALANGSVSQPQQPQSLVVEMAPNSAGKPGVEPYARDNVHRDGGQRGGFGSQSIGGNENQYTRSSPRKGNGRPRPRGDGSYHHGHGGGRDQERGNQDWNANRSFGNRDAHLQPLRVPSRPFLRVPPPSPPFIPPLMPMRPLGSPIVYPEVPPMYYVPGPHPDSLVMPMLASPPPGPPVFYQFLDPQLLSKIVNQIEYYFSNENLIKDMYLRKEMDDQGWVHVRLIASFKKVAELTDDIQLIMHAIRTSTVVEIQGEKLRPRNDWKKWILPPSVQYSISSPQSVRSPGSDVLSQHFQGVTLDEKNANEHERGNAEAHLNRSSSE, encoded by the exons ATGGCCACCGCTTCCTCTAACCCTACCTCTCCTGCACTaaacgccgccgccgccgccgccggtgGGGTCAGTAGTCCCAAGTCTCGGCGCTGGACTCAGATAGTTGGCGAATCGGAATTAGTAGTACCTGTGGTGATCCCTCCTCAATGCCCGCCTTCTCCTTCGACTAGTGTTGCTCAAGAACACATGGAAAGCGTCTCTGGTTGGGCAACTGGGAATTCGCCTCTGCAGGATACTGCTACTGAAGCTCAGCCTGAGAGCTTTGAGAATAGTGACAGTGGCAACAATGCAGTAAAGAAGCCAGCTTGGAACAAACCTAATGGTTCTACAGAGGCTGGCCCTGTGATGGGGGCAGTGTCTTGGCCTGCCCTCTCGGAATCCACAAAGGCTTCTCCAAAATCTGCTTCTTATGATCCCCTAAAAACCCCATTGGATGGTTCAGTCCCTCCACCTCAG GGCACTGGCATAGCTCCATCATCTTCACCTAAGCCTGTTCATACTAATAATACAACTACTCCAAATTCAACTCCAAATCATGTCCCTGCACGTCAGAGATCTAATAAGCGTGGTGCTGGTGGGAACTCGAGCAATACTGCATTAGCGAATGGCAGTGTGTCTCAGCCGCAGCAACCACAAAGTTTGGTGGTGGAAATGGCACCTAATAGTGCTGGAAAGCCCGGTGTGGAGCCATATGCAAGAGATAATGTGCATAGGGATGGTGGACAGAGGGGAGGATTTGGGTCCCAATCTATTGGTGGGAATGAGAACCAATACACACGAAGTTCACCCAGAAAGGGTAATGGTAGACCACGCCCTCGGGGGGATGGATCTTATCACCATGGTCATGGTGGTGGGCGTGATCAAGAACGTGGAAATCAGGATTGGAATGCTAATCGAAGTTTTGGCAACAGAGATGCTCACTTGCAGCCACTGAGGGTGCCTTCTAGACCCTTCCTACGTGTGCCTCCCCCTTCCCCTCCTTTTATTCCCCCACTCATGCCTATGCGTCCTTTGGGCTCTCCTATAGTTTATCCAG AAGTTCCTCCTATGTATTATGTACCGGGGCCACATCCAGATTCACTAGTAATGCCTATGCTTGCTTCTCCGCCACCTGGCCCACCGGTGTTCTATCAATTTCTAGATCCCCAATTGCTTTCTAAGATAGTAAATCAGATAGAGTATTATTTCAG TAACGAAAATTTAATTAAAGACATGTATTTGCGGAAAGAAATGGATGATCAAGGCTGGGTTCATGTCAGATTAATAGCCAGCTTCAAGAAA GTTGCAGAGTTGACGGATGATATACAGCTCATAATGCATGCTATACGAACTTCAACCGTGGTAGAAATACAG GGTGAAAAATTGAGGCCACGAAATGACTGGAAAAAGTGGATCTTGCCACCGTCCGTACAATATTCGATTTCAAGTCCTCAATCTGTCCGAAGTCCTGGTTCTGATGTACTTAGCCAGCATTTTCAGGGCGTCACCTTGGATGAGAAAAATGCTAATGAACATGAACGCGGTAATGCTGAAGCACATCTTAATAGATCATCATCGGAG TAG
- the LOC116014071 gene encoding bZIP transcription factor 27-like gives MDSIGEDMNLSSLQNGGPTSVKGFMEPINLSLNLVSDLPCYHNLEPLTQELHNAVFDDVLPTSNIPPPPPPASVTPPATANGGGKRSPPPDQKRRRLIKNRISAARSRARKQAYTRELELEVAQLSKENARLKKQHHELSVAAADHRSLRRTSSSPF, from the exons atggattCAATTGGGGAAGACATGAACCTCTCCTCTCTCCAGAATGGCGGCCCAACTAGCGTCAAAGGTTTCATGGAACCCATTAATCTGAGTCTCAACTTGGTATCCGACCTACCCTGCTATCACAATTTGGAGCCCTTGACGCAAGAATTGCACAATGCGGTTTTTGATGATGTCTTGCCCACTTCCAATATCCCCCCGCCACCGCCACCTGCCTCCGTCACGCCGCCCGCCACCGCCAACGGAGGAGGAAAGAGGTCGCCGCCGCCCGACCAGAAACGTCGCCGCCTCATCAAGAACCGGATCTCAGCTGCTCGATCAAGAGCCAGAAAACAG GCATACACGCGTGAATTGGAGCTGGAAGTTGCCCAGTTGAGTAAAGAAAATGCGAGGCTCAAGAAACAGCATCACGAG ttgTCTGTAGCTGCGGCCGATCACCGCTCTCTCCGCCGCACCTCGTCCTCTCCCTTCTGA
- the LOC116012393 gene encoding uncharacterized protein LOC116012393, producing the protein MNTDATLDANHNVMGLGWVLRDHLGVFLAAKAMRISGNYSVQEAEAMCVREAMSWLKGTGMGNVDVETDRQLVYYALSWNPFISAFGFFIDDVREVASTIEGVDFCFVKRSANRATHIVARGPVSL; encoded by the coding sequence ATGAATACGGACGCTACATTGGATGCTAATCATAATGTAATGGGCTTAGGCTGGGTTCTTCGAGATCACCTTGGTGTGTTTTTAGCTGCTAAGGCCATGCGTATAAGTGGTAATTACAGTGTCCAAGAGGCTGAGGCTATGTGTGTTCGTGAAGCGATGAGTTGGTTGAAAGGAACCGGGATGGGTAACGTAGATGTTGAAACTGATAGGCAACTCGTTTATTATGCTTTATCTTGGAATCCTTTTATTTCTGCTTTTGGTTTTTTTATTGACGATGTTAGAGAAGTTGCATCTACGATTGAGGGTGTAGACTTCTGTTttgttaagcgatctgcgaatcgtgctACCCACATTGTTGCTCGGGGGCCCGTTTCTTTGtaa